From one Simplicispira suum genomic stretch:
- the trbJ gene encoding P-type conjugative transfer protein TrbJ — translation MKHRSLALAVAAMLALGAAPPAHALFGLGGGADIVYDPTNHVENALAAVRALEQINNQIRQLQNEAQMLVNQARNLASLPSSVLGRLRANLARTEQLIAQARGLAYDVTELDRAFARLYPEHYGASVSGEQMSRDAQERWQHTLSGLQTAMQMQAQVSQNLGEDEGVLADLVGKSQSAVGALQAMQATNQLLALQAKQAIQTQRLQLTQDRAASLELARQAAVRERAREVRRRFLGEGTPYTPYRVNFYGNP, via the coding sequence ATCAAGCACCGGAGCCTGGCGCTGGCCGTGGCCGCAATGCTTGCCCTGGGCGCCGCGCCACCGGCCCATGCCCTGTTTGGCCTGGGCGGCGGCGCCGACATCGTGTACGACCCGACCAACCACGTGGAGAACGCGCTGGCCGCCGTGCGCGCGCTGGAGCAGATCAACAACCAGATCCGCCAGCTGCAAAACGAGGCGCAGATGCTCGTCAATCAGGCACGCAATCTCGCGAGCCTGCCCTCCAGCGTACTCGGCCGGCTGCGCGCCAACCTGGCGCGGACCGAGCAGCTGATCGCCCAGGCCCGGGGCCTGGCCTACGACGTGACGGAGCTGGACCGGGCGTTTGCGCGCCTGTACCCCGAGCACTACGGCGCCAGCGTGAGCGGCGAGCAGATGAGCCGCGACGCGCAGGAGCGCTGGCAGCACACGCTCTCGGGCCTGCAGACCGCGATGCAGATGCAGGCCCAGGTGTCGCAGAACCTGGGCGAAGACGAGGGCGTGCTGGCCGATCTCGTGGGCAAGAGCCAGTCGGCCGTGGGCGCCTTGCAGGCGATGCAGGCGACCAATCAGCTGCTGGCCTTGCAGGCCAAGCAGGCCATCCAGACGCAGCGGCTGCAGCTCACGCAGGACCGCGCCGCCTCGCTGGAGCTGGCGCGGCAGGCGGCGGTGCGCGAGCGCGCACGGGAGGTGCGTCGGCGTTTTCTGGGCGAGGGCACGCCGTACACGCCCTACCGCGTGAACTTCTATGGCAACCCGTGA
- a CDS encoding EexN family lipoprotein, producing the protein MRKTLYFMIAATALLLAGCDRPASIESVDALVANPERLRELRAACKADHAKVGDAQCNAVAEATRKRFLGSGGPKYTPPASPPGGFWQDDDRKPTPAPKGSQ; encoded by the coding sequence ATGCGCAAGACGCTGTATTTCATGATCGCGGCCACGGCGCTGCTGCTGGCCGGCTGCGACCGGCCGGCTTCCATCGAATCGGTGGATGCCCTGGTGGCGAACCCCGAGCGGCTGCGCGAGCTGCGCGCCGCCTGCAAGGCCGACCACGCCAAGGTCGGCGATGCCCAGTGCAACGCCGTGGCCGAGGCCACGCGCAAACGCTTCCTCGGCTCGGGCGGGCCGAAGTACACGCCGCCCGCGTCACCGCCCGGCGGCTTCTGGCAGGACGATGACCGCAAGCCGACGCCCGCGCCGAAGGGCTCGCAATGA
- the trbL gene encoding P-type conjugative transfer protein TrbL, with amino-acid sequence MNDVAVIDRFLDVFSRYIDSGFGLLGGEVAFLTATLVAIDITLAGLSWAMGHASGQGDEVMARLIRKVLYVGAFAYILGNFNQLAGIVFRSMAGLGLTASGSGLSQAQLLQPGHLAQVGIEAGRPIMAQIGDLTGFPEVFAHLDTIAVLFLAWLVLIVAFFVLAVQLFVTLIEFKLTTLAGFVLVPFALWNKTAFLAEKVLGNVVASGIKVLVLAVIVGIGSTLFAEFALAPGAEPSIDHALVVMLAALAMLGLGIFGPGIATGLVSGAPQLGAGAAAGTAIGAAGLAVAGGAAAAGAGSAVAAGARMAPGAARAALGGGAAAARSVATLAGSAKAAYRSGAGVADMARAGARAVKDKVKGFVAPAAAPAGAPPAAASPAGSPPATLEPAWAQRMRRRQQVAEAAMTGAHVLRSGDHGGGGSGPSLRDESGT; translated from the coding sequence ATGAACGACGTGGCGGTCATCGACCGCTTCCTGGACGTCTTCTCGCGCTACATCGACTCCGGCTTCGGGCTGCTGGGCGGCGAGGTGGCGTTCCTCACGGCGACGCTGGTGGCGATCGACATCACGCTCGCGGGCCTGTCCTGGGCCATGGGCCATGCCTCGGGCCAGGGCGACGAGGTGATGGCGCGCCTTATCAGGAAGGTGCTCTACGTGGGCGCGTTCGCCTACATCCTGGGCAACTTCAACCAGCTGGCGGGCATTGTTTTCAGGTCCATGGCCGGGCTGGGCCTGACGGCCTCGGGCTCGGGCCTGTCACAGGCGCAGCTGCTGCAGCCGGGGCACCTGGCGCAGGTGGGCATCGAGGCCGGGCGGCCGATCATGGCGCAGATCGGCGATCTCACGGGTTTTCCGGAGGTGTTCGCGCACCTGGACACCATCGCCGTGCTGTTCCTTGCCTGGCTGGTACTGATCGTCGCGTTCTTCGTTCTCGCGGTGCAGCTGTTCGTCACGCTGATTGAGTTCAAGCTGACGACGCTGGCGGGCTTCGTGCTGGTGCCGTTTGCGCTGTGGAACAAGACGGCGTTCCTGGCCGAGAAGGTGCTGGGCAACGTCGTGGCCTCGGGCATCAAGGTGCTGGTGCTGGCCGTCATTGTGGGGATCGGCTCGACCCTGTTTGCTGAGTTCGCGCTGGCGCCAGGAGCCGAACCAAGCATTGATCATGCGCTGGTCGTCATGCTTGCGGCCCTGGCCATGCTGGGCCTGGGCATCTTCGGGCCGGGGATCGCCACCGGACTGGTATCTGGGGCACCGCAGCTCGGGGCCGGTGCGGCTGCGGGCACGGCCATCGGTGCGGCGGGCCTGGCTGTCGCCGGTGGGGCGGCCGCCGCAGGAGCGGGCTCGGCCGTTGCGGCTGGTGCGCGCATGGCGCCCGGCGCCGCGCGTGCGGCCCTCGGCGGTGGCGCTGCCGCGGCCCGCTCGGTGGCCACGCTTGCGGGCAGCGCCAAGGCGGCGTATCGCAGCGGGGCCGGCGTGGCGGATATGGCCAGGGCCGGGGCCAGAGCCGTGAAGGACAAGGTCAAGGGCTTTGTGGCCCCAGCCGCAGCGCCTGCTGGTGCGCCACCCGCTGCTGCATCACCTGCCGGCTCACCGCCTGCCACCTTGGAACCCGCCTGGGCGCAGCGCATGCGCCGTCGCCAGCAGGTGGCGGAGGCGGCCATGACCGGCGCGCACGTGCTGCGCTCGGGCGACCACGGCGGCGGTGGCTCCGGCCCGAGCCTGCGCGATGAGTCCGGCACCTGA
- the trbF gene encoding conjugal transfer protein TrbF produces MRFKRPWVRYAQTPQPLTPYQAAGQVWDERIGSARVQARNWRRMAFGCMLLALLMAAGLVWRSAQSIVTPYVVEVDQAGQVRAVGEAAAPYTPSDAQVAHHLARFITLVRSLSIDPIVVRQNWLDAYDYTTDKGAAVLNDYARTHDPFARIGTESVTVQVSSVTRASEQSFNLRWTERRYVNGAAAGIERWNAVLSIVQQGPRTERRLRKNPLGIYVNGLSWSRELDATEGVDP; encoded by the coding sequence ATGCGATTCAAACGACCCTGGGTGCGGTATGCGCAGACGCCCCAGCCCCTGACTCCCTACCAGGCCGCCGGCCAGGTCTGGGACGAGCGCATCGGCTCGGCGCGCGTGCAGGCGAGGAACTGGCGCCGGATGGCGTTCGGCTGCATGCTGCTGGCGTTGCTGATGGCCGCGGGCCTCGTCTGGCGCTCGGCGCAGTCCATCGTCACGCCCTACGTGGTGGAGGTGGATCAGGCGGGGCAGGTGCGCGCCGTGGGCGAGGCGGCGGCGCCCTATACGCCCAGCGATGCGCAGGTCGCGCACCATCTGGCGCGCTTCATCACGCTGGTGCGGTCCCTGTCCATCGATCCCATCGTGGTGCGCCAGAACTGGCTCGATGCCTATGACTACACGACCGACAAGGGCGCGGCCGTGCTCAACGATTACGCGCGCACCCACGATCCGTTCGCGCGCATCGGCACGGAGTCGGTGACGGTGCAGGTCAGCAGCGTCACGCGCGCCAGCGAGCAGTCGTTCAACCTGCGCTGGACCGAGCGGCGCTATGTCAACGGAGCGGCCGCTGGCATCGAGCGCTGGAACGCGGTGCTCTCCATCGTGCAGCAGGGCCCGCGCACCGAGCGGCGCCTGCGCAAGAACCCTCTGGGCATCTACGTCAACGGCTTGTCGTGGAGCCGGGAGCTGGATGCCACCGAAGGAGTTGATCCATGA
- the trbG gene encoding P-type conjugative transfer protein TrbG has translation MKTRLSIHALPLMLVALAGCATQGKPPPVIALDEPVQAQPLPEPPAPVEVVAVPEVLALPAQLKPLPETKPAAEPADETLRVARANAQARIAPTREGYVNANQVWPYSDGALYQVYAAVGRVTVVSLQPGEELVTVAAGDTVRWIVGDTSSGSGAQRRVNVMVKPIRSGLKTNLVVTTSRRTYLLELTSTDKTWMASVSWEYPKDQMLALQRQAQAAQAAAPVDSGLSLQKLRFGYAISGSTPPWKPLRAFDDGQKVYIQFPAGIAQGELPPLFVIGAEGGGQLVNYRFRSPYYIVDRLFGAAELRLGGGNGKGGGDVVRIERTDGVRRN, from the coding sequence ATGAAGACGCGTTTGTCCATTCACGCTTTGCCGTTGATGCTTGTGGCCCTGGCGGGCTGCGCCACGCAGGGCAAGCCGCCGCCGGTGATCGCGCTCGATGAGCCGGTGCAGGCGCAGCCCCTGCCCGAGCCGCCTGCACCGGTGGAGGTGGTGGCCGTGCCCGAGGTGCTCGCGCTGCCCGCGCAGCTCAAGCCCTTGCCGGAGACCAAGCCCGCGGCGGAACCCGCGGACGAGACGTTGCGCGTGGCGCGCGCCAATGCCCAGGCGCGCATTGCGCCCACGCGTGAGGGCTATGTGAATGCGAACCAGGTCTGGCCGTACAGTGATGGAGCGCTGTACCAGGTCTATGCGGCCGTGGGCCGGGTGACGGTGGTGTCGCTGCAGCCCGGCGAGGAGCTGGTGACGGTGGCCGCGGGCGATACGGTGCGCTGGATCGTCGGTGATACGTCCAGCGGCAGCGGCGCGCAACGGCGCGTGAACGTGATGGTCAAGCCGATCCGCTCGGGCCTGAAGACGAACCTGGTCGTGACGACGAGCCGCAGAACCTATCTGCTGGAGCTGACTTCCACCGACAAGACCTGGATGGCCTCGGTGTCCTGGGAGTATCCGAAGGATCAGATGCTGGCTCTGCAGCGCCAGGCGCAGGCCGCACAGGCTGCCGCGCCGGTCGATAGCGGCCTGTCGCTGCAGAAGCTGCGCTTTGGCTATGCGATCAGCGGCAGCACGCCGCCGTGGAAGCCGCTGCGGGCGTTTGATGATGGACAGAAGGTCTATATCCAGTTCCCTGCGGGCATCGCACAGGGTGAGCTGCCGCCGCTGTTCGTGATCGGGGCCGAGGGAGGAGGGCAGTTGGTCAACTACCGGTTTCGGTCACCGTACTACATCGTCGATCGCCTGTTTGGCGCGGCGGAGCTGCGCCTGGGTGGCGGGAATGGGAAGGGCGGGGGCGACGTGGTGCGCATCGAGCGCACGGATGGGGTGCGGAGGAACTGA
- a CDS encoding TrbI/VirB10 family protein codes for MPQEDASGHTPQAAKVAPEALALRARPHPVTRLNRRTLVVLTGGLAALVLGATIWSLQPQRRAVFGQAELYNVDRVSKSEGLDGLPADYSKLSRPLPPALPADVPELGPPLPGDLGPAIVASRQSAVADYAAPSHDPEDALRKEAEAAAASPVFFGSGSQGTRTAAADQAGSAAVGLGGALTGLDALAAGPVSAPEPADPVVVQDRQEQKEAFLKGGLTPTRNSADLQMPASPYQVMAGAVIAGALVTGIKSDLPGDVIATVTEPVYDSATGKFLLIPQGSRILGKYNSRVSYGQSRVQVVWNRIILPDTSSLTLDNLVGTDPAGYAGLQDDVDWHWGRVVAGAALTTLLGVGAELAAPESRQEGNRIVVAARESAQDGVNQVGQEMTRRNLDIQPTLTMRPGLPVRIIVNRDLVLRPYQPLFVQRGGVR; via the coding sequence ATGCCGCAGGAAGACGCATCCGGCCACACGCCGCAGGCGGCGAAGGTGGCGCCCGAGGCGCTGGCGCTGCGGGCCCGACCGCACCCGGTCACGCGCCTGAACCGGCGCACGCTGGTTGTCCTCACCGGGGGGCTGGCGGCCCTGGTTCTCGGGGCGACGATCTGGTCGCTGCAGCCGCAGCGGCGCGCGGTGTTCGGGCAGGCCGAGCTGTACAACGTCGATCGCGTGAGCAAGTCCGAAGGGCTCGATGGCCTTCCGGCGGATTATTCGAAGCTGTCGCGTCCTTTGCCGCCCGCTTTACCGGCGGATGTGCCTGAGCTGGGGCCACCGCTGCCGGGCGATCTCGGGCCCGCCATCGTGGCCTCGCGGCAGTCGGCCGTGGCCGACTATGCGGCCCCGAGCCATGATCCCGAGGATGCCCTGCGCAAGGAGGCCGAGGCGGCTGCAGCTTCGCCGGTGTTTTTTGGCTCGGGAAGTCAGGGCACGCGTACGGCGGCGGCGGATCAGGCAGGGTCTGCGGCGGTGGGTTTGGGCGGTGCACTGACCGGGTTGGATGCGTTGGCGGCGGGGCCGGTCTCGGCCCCCGAGCCTGCCGATCCGGTGGTTGTGCAGGACCGGCAGGAGCAGAAGGAGGCGTTCCTCAAAGGCGGTTTGACGCCCACCCGCAATTCCGCCGATCTGCAGATGCCAGCTTCGCCGTACCAGGTGATGGCGGGGGCGGTGATCGCCGGTGCGCTGGTGACGGGCATCAAGTCGGACCTGCCGGGCGACGTGATCGCCACGGTGACGGAGCCGGTCTATGACTCGGCAACGGGCAAGTTCCTGCTGATCCCGCAGGGCTCGCGCATTCTGGGCAAGTACAACAGCCGGGTGAGCTACGGGCAGAGCCGGGTGCAGGTGGTGTGGAACCGGATCATCCTGCCGGACACGTCATCGCTCACGCTGGACAACCTGGTGGGCACCGACCCGGCGGGCTATGCCGGGCTGCAGGACGATGTGGACTGGCATTGGGGACGCGTCGTGGCGGGGGCGGCGCTCACGACGCTGCTCGGGGTGGGGGCTGAGCTGGCGGCGCCTGAGAGTCGGCAGGAGGGCAATCGCATCGTGGTCGCGGCTCGCGAGAGCGCGCAGGACGGTGTGAATCAGGTGGGGCAGGAGATGACGCGGCGCAATCTCGACATCCAGCCGACGCTGACCATGCGACCGGGCTTGCCGGTGCGGATCATCGTGAACCGCGATCTGGTGTTGCGGCCGTACCAGCCCTTGTTCGTTCAGCGTGGAGGGGTTCGATGA
- a CDS encoding DUF2274 domain-containing protein, whose product MSTARKLRLGPLPRGESVKLTFVCPASLKTELDRYAALHAQTYGEAVDAVTLIPHMLEAFMAGDRGFRRGRQDARKSG is encoded by the coding sequence ATGAGCACGGCCAGAAAGCTGAGGTTGGGCCCGCTGCCCAGGGGTGAGAGCGTGAAGCTGACCTTCGTCTGTCCGGCCAGTCTGAAAACCGAGCTCGATCGCTACGCGGCGTTGCATGCGCAGACGTATGGCGAGGCGGTTGATGCGGTGACGCTGATTCCGCACATGCTGGAAGCCTTCATGGCGGGGGATAGAGGGTTTCGGCGTGGCCGCCAGGATGCCAGGAAATCCGGGTAG